The following proteins are encoded in a genomic region of Helicobacter macacae MIT 99-5501:
- a CDS encoding peptidase U32 family protein, giving the protein MQNSSSSHKIKSSDTTKPKSSTTKSKIPQLLSPAGNLHKLKVALAYGADAVYGSPSQFSLRSRAGQAFVLKDFANGIDYAHKRGKKVFVTINGFPFNSQLESLKSHICKMAELKPDAFIVAAPGIVRLCKSLAPQIPIHLSTQANVLNVLDAQVFYDMGVKRIVAARELSLKDALIIKKEIPNLELEIFIHGSMCFAFSGRCLISSLQNGRMPNRGSCANDCRFDYQYFVRSKDSGELVEFDEREFYAKNPDNGVLLRLQEEEGFGTHIFNSKDLNLASHIKEIIDSDCISALKIEGRTKSTYYAGITARTYAMALRDYECGIFRPQVYQDELHTLKNRGFTDGFLVRKPFERLDTQNHFTAISEGSYQVNAEVSECGELALCRHTIRAGEAKEIVAPLDSKLVEQKGSFGEIYKEGEKYYMRFEKILLENGKELDSIHSGNTNAIALPLPLPPFSFLRENISDKISLR; this is encoded by the coding sequence CGGACGCAGTGTATGGCAGTCCTAGTCAGTTTTCTTTGCGCTCTCGTGCTGGGCAAGCATTTGTGCTAAAGGATTTTGCAAATGGCATAGATTATGCACACAAAAGAGGCAAAAAAGTCTTTGTAACCATAAATGGATTCCCTTTTAACTCCCAACTAGAATCGCTAAAATCTCATATCTGCAAAATGGCAGAACTAAAGCCCGATGCTTTTATCGTAGCAGCCCCCGGCATAGTGAGACTATGCAAAAGCCTAGCCCCACAAATCCCTATCCACCTATCCACACAAGCAAATGTGCTAAATGTCCTTGATGCGCAGGTGTTTTATGATATGGGTGTGAAGCGCATAGTCGCTGCTCGCGAGCTAAGCCTAAAAGACGCACTCATCATCAAAAAAGAGATTCCAAACTTGGAGCTAGAGATTTTCATACACGGAAGTATGTGCTTTGCTTTTTCTGGTCGTTGCCTTATCTCATCACTGCAAAATGGGCGAATGCCAAATCGCGGAAGCTGTGCAAATGACTGCCGATTTGACTATCAGTATTTTGTGCGCTCAAAAGATAGTGGCGAGCTAGTGGAATTTGATGAGAGGGAATTTTATGCTAAAAACCCTGATAATGGCGTGCTTTTGCGCTTACAAGAGGAAGAGGGATTTGGCACACATATTTTTAACTCAAAAGATTTAAACCTCGCTAGCCACATAAAAGAAATCATTGATAGCGATTGCATATCCGCGCTAAAAATCGAGGGGCGCACCAAAAGCACTTATTATGCAGGTATCACTGCTCGCACTTATGCTATGGCTTTGCGCGACTATGAGTGCGGAATCTTTCGCCCGCAAGTCTACCAAGATGAGCTACACACGCTTAAAAATCGTGGATTTACAGATGGATTTTTGGTGCGAAAACCATTTGAGAGACTAGATACACAAAACCACTTCACAGCTATAAGCGAGGGTAGCTATCAAGTAAATGCCGAAGTGAGTGAGTGTGGCGAGCTAGCATTGTGCAGGCATACTATCCGCGCAGGCGAAGCAAAAGAAATAGTCGCCCCACTAGATTCTAAGCTAGTTGAGCAAAAAGGCTCTTTTGGCGAAATCTACAAAGAGGGCGAAAAATACTATATGCGATTTGAAAAAATCCTGCTAGAAAATGGCAAAGAGCTAGATTCTATCCATAGTGGCAACACAAATGCTATCGCACTTCCCCTGCCGCTCCCACCTTTTAGCTTTTTGCGTGAGAATATTAGCGACAAAATCTCACTACGCTAA
- a CDS encoding TSUP family transporter, producing the protein MAFDFHITTLLLLALVALVAGFVDSIAGGGGMITIPALYMAGIPPHEALGTNKFQAVFGSFSAALHFYKKGHLHLPKCALFVLFAFVFSLCGTLLVQAINADFLRKAIPFLLIFFALYFLFSPKIKQSSQEQGAISTLDSRISRKAILALSIGGIGFYDGFFGPGTGSFLMLALISLGNFGIKDALAQAKLYNFATNLASVLVFMAFGHILFAVGIAMALGQFVGANIGAKLALRYGITIIKPLVVIVCLAMCAKLLLFG; encoded by the coding sequence ATGGCATTTGATTTTCACATTACCACTCTTTTATTACTCGCTCTTGTCGCGCTTGTAGCGGGGTTTGTCGATAGTATCGCAGGAGGTGGGGGAATGATAACAATCCCAGCACTCTATATGGCGGGAATCCCCCCGCACGAGGCACTAGGGACAAACAAATTCCAAGCGGTTTTTGGGAGCTTTAGTGCGGCACTGCACTTCTACAAAAAGGGGCATTTGCACTTGCCTAAGTGCGCGCTTTTTGTGCTTTTTGCCTTTGTGTTTTCGCTGTGCGGCACACTGCTCGTGCAGGCAATCAATGCAGATTTTTTGCGCAAGGCAATCCCCTTTTTGCTTATCTTTTTCGCGCTGTATTTTCTTTTTTCCCCAAAAATCAAGCAATCTAGCCAAGAGCAAGGCGCGATAAGCACTCTAGATTCTAGAATTTCACGCAAGGCTATCCTTGCGCTTAGCATCGGCGGCATAGGATTTTATGATGGATTTTTTGGTCCGGGCACGGGCTCTTTTTTGATGCTAGCCCTCATCTCGCTAGGCAATTTTGGCATAAAAGACGCGCTAGCCCAAGCCAAGCTGTATAACTTCGCTACCAATCTCGCCTCCGTGCTTGTGTTTATGGCGTTTGGGCATATTTTGTTTGCGGTTGGGATTGCTATGGCTTTGGGGCAGTTTGTGGGCGCAAATATCGGCGCAAAGCTCGCCCTGCGCTATGGAATCACAATCATTAAGCCCCTCGTGGTTATCGTGTGTTTGGCGATGTGTGCTAAACTGCTCCTCTTTGGGTAG
- a CDS encoding UPF0323 family lipoprotein: protein MSKKYMANKKYLRKISDFAMIGGVSALVVGVFAGCDINNPSEQNPQASQAIKQGAFVLLEQQADGSYKVLEEYPSGKTHIVVRDTSGNERVLSDEEIQKLLKEEEQKIDNGTSALTANPSGGESGGLGLGGAILASAAGAMLGSYIGNKLFNNPNYQQNKQRTYKSPQAYERSANSFGKSNSAGGARGGTPSNAKGGFFGSSQGGTKGGTPSKSSGFGG, encoded by the coding sequence ATGAGCAAAAAATATATGGCTAACAAAAAATATTTGCGCAAGATTTCAGATTTTGCGATGATAGGTGGCGTGAGTGCGCTTGTGGTAGGAGTGTTTGCAGGCTGTGATATAAACAACCCAAGCGAGCAAAATCCACAAGCAAGCCAAGCAATCAAGCAAGGTGCTTTTGTCTTGCTAGAGCAGCAAGCAGACGGTAGCTACAAAGTGCTAGAGGAATATCCAAGTGGCAAAACCCACATTGTCGTGCGCGACACTTCGGGCAATGAGCGTGTGCTAAGCGATGAGGAAATCCAAAAACTACTAAAAGAAGAAGAGCAAAAAATAGACAACGGCACAAGTGCGCTCACGGCTAATCCAAGCGGTGGAGAAAGCGGCGGGCTAGGACTAGGAGGGGCAATCCTAGCAAGCGCAGCAGGCGCAATGCTAGGGAGCTATATCGGCAACAAGCTGTTTAACAACCCAAACTACCAGCAAAACAAACAGCGCACATACAAATCCCCTCAAGCCTATGAACGAAGTGCAAATAGCTTTGGTAAGTCAAATTCTGCGGGCGGGGCAAGAGGAGGCACACCAAGCAATGCAAAGGGAGGATTTTTTGGTAGCTCTCAAGGTGGCACAAAGGGTGGCACACCAAGCAAAAGCAGTGGGTTTGGTGGCTAG
- a CDS encoding sodium-dependent transporter, whose amino-acid sequence MSKQTTNNRHTWSNTFIYVLTVAGATIGFGATWRFPYLVGENGGGAYVLVFIIAMLVIGIPMILVENVIGRRAHTNSLDAFSPSVQRKDFSRVWKVAGIMGLIGCFGIIAYYMVLGGWVLTYLWNLISGGLNVASPLSAESTREFYLKSIEYSPLMVAIYTLVFVWLNYIVLSKGISNGIEKAMKVLMPLLFIFLIGIAAKNLTMPGALEGVKFYLMPDFSKISPKLFIAVLGQVFFALSLGFGVMITLSSYLDKSENLLKTALSTGILNTIIALLAGFMIFPSLFSFGLEPDSGPKLVFEVLPVVFSHISFGAFVGAVFFALLLIAAFTTSITLYEVLITAAQEKLRLSRKLATIVVLSATFVCGNLPCVLSYGAWREVSIFGRNIFDTFDFVSGNIFFVLTALLASIFVGWVLGEDAKDELKKGCDSPKIVRLWFAYVKYVIPLVILVVFVSGIV is encoded by the coding sequence ATGTCAAAACAAACCACAAATAATCGCCACACTTGGTCAAACACCTTTATATATGTCCTAACCGTCGCAGGAGCGACTATCGGATTTGGAGCGACTTGGAGATTCCCCTATCTTGTGGGAGAAAATGGAGGTGGTGCGTATGTGCTTGTGTTTATCATCGCAATGCTTGTCATCGGCATACCGATGATTTTGGTAGAAAATGTCATCGGCAGGAGAGCACATACAAATTCTTTGGATGCTTTTAGTCCCTCTGTGCAACGCAAAGATTTTTCACGCGTTTGGAAAGTCGCAGGAATTATGGGGCTTATTGGTTGCTTTGGGATTATTGCGTATTATATGGTGCTTGGTGGTTGGGTCTTGACTTATTTGTGGAATCTAATAAGTGGTGGGCTAAATGTCGCCTCCCCTCTTAGTGCGGAGAGCACGCGTGAGTTTTACCTAAAATCCATTGAGTATAGTCCGCTTATGGTGGCGATTTATACGCTTGTGTTTGTGTGGCTAAACTATATTGTGCTAAGCAAGGGAATCTCAAATGGCATAGAAAAAGCAATGAAAGTGCTTATGCCATTGCTTTTTATTTTTCTCATCGGTATAGCAGCAAAAAATCTCACAATGCCCGGTGCGCTAGAGGGTGTGAAGTTTTATCTTATGCCTGATTTTAGCAAGATTTCTCCCAAACTTTTTATCGCTGTTTTGGGGCAGGTATTTTTTGCTCTATCGCTTGGATTTGGTGTGATGATTACGCTTTCTTCATACCTTGATAAAAGCGAAAATCTACTAAAAACCGCGCTTAGCACAGGGATTTTAAACACCATTATCGCGCTTTTGGCAGGATTTATGATTTTTCCATCTCTTTTTAGCTTTGGATTAGAGCCTGATTCTGGTCCCAAGCTTGTCTTTGAGGTGTTGCCTGTGGTGTTTTCTCATATCTCATTTGGCGCATTTGTAGGGGCTGTGTTTTTTGCTTTACTTCTTATCGCAGCTTTTACTACTTCTATCACGCTATATGAAGTGCTTATCACCGCTGCGCAAGAAAAGCTACGACTTAGTCGCAAACTTGCTACGATTGTTGTCCTTAGTGCGACTTTTGTATGCGGGAATCTCCCTTGTGTGCTATCTTATGGAGCGTGGAGGGAAGTTAGCATTTTTGGCAGAAATATTTTTGATACTTTTGATTTTGTCAGTGGCAATATTTTCTTTGTCCTTACCGCACTTTTGGCAAGTATATTTGTCGGCTGGGTGCTAGGAGAAGATGCAAAAGATGAGCTAAAAAAGGGTTGCGATAGTCCCAAAATCGTTAGGCTGTGGTTTGCCTATGTCAAATATGTGATTCCGCTTGTGATTTTGGTGGTGTTTGTAAGCGGGATTGTATAG
- the exaC gene encoding acetaldehyde dehydrogenase ExaC gives MSKYKTIANVFDKQYENYIGGKWVAPVDGQYVENKTPITGEVLCKVPLSSDKDIQNALDAAHKAKDKWANTSPQERARILLKIADRIEDNLELIAHAETWDNGKPIRETLNADIPLAADHFRYFAGALRAQEGAISEIDSDTIAYHFHEPLGVVGQIIPWNFPLLMAAWKLAPALAAGNCIVIKPASPTPASILVLFKIIGDLLPDGVVNIINGSGGKIGKTLATSPKISKIAFTGSTSVGRQIMQFATENIIPSTLELGGKSPNIFFEDIADFEDEYFDKAIEGLVLFAFNQGEVCTCPSRALVSEKIYDKFIERVLKRVQAIKLGNPLDPETMMGAQVDENQIKTILNYIDIGKKEGAECLIGGERDNRGGELSGGCYIKPTIFKGHNKMRIFQEEIFGPVLALTTFKDDKEALEIANDTIYGLGSGVWTRDINRAYRFGRGIKAGRVWTNCYHAYPAHAAFGGYKQSGIGRETHKMVLEHYQQTKNLLVSYGINKLGFF, from the coding sequence ATGAGCAAATACAAAACCATTGCAAATGTCTTTGACAAGCAATATGAGAACTATATCGGTGGCAAATGGGTCGCCCCTGTGGATGGACAATATGTAGAGAACAAAACCCCAATCACGGGCGAAGTGCTATGTAAAGTGCCTCTCTCAAGCGATAAAGATATACAAAACGCGCTTGATGCAGCACACAAAGCAAAGGACAAATGGGCAAACACAAGCCCACAAGAGCGAGCAAGAATCCTGCTAAAAATTGCTGATAGAATCGAGGATAATCTCGAGCTAATTGCGCACGCAGAGACTTGGGATAATGGCAAGCCAATCCGTGAAACGCTAAATGCGGATATTCCTTTGGCGGCTGACCATTTTCGCTATTTCGCAGGTGCGCTAAGGGCGCAAGAGGGCGCGATAAGCGAGATAGATTCTGACACGATTGCCTATCACTTCCACGAGCCACTAGGCGTTGTTGGGCAGATAATCCCTTGGAATTTCCCACTGCTAATGGCAGCGTGGAAGCTAGCCCCCGCACTTGCCGCAGGGAACTGCATAGTGATAAAGCCTGCTAGCCCTACGCCTGCAAGTATTTTGGTGCTATTTAAAATCATCGGCGACTTGCTCCCTGATGGCGTGGTAAATATCATCAACGGAAGCGGTGGCAAAATCGGCAAGACGCTCGCCACAAGCCCCAAAATCTCCAAAATCGCTTTCACAGGCTCTACAAGTGTGGGACGCCAGATTATGCAGTTTGCCACAGAAAATATTATCCCCTCGACTTTGGAGCTAGGAGGCAAATCGCCAAATATTTTCTTTGAGGATATTGCGGATTTTGAAGATGAGTATTTTGACAAAGCAATCGAAGGGCTTGTGCTCTTTGCTTTCAATCAAGGCGAAGTTTGCACCTGCCCATCTCGCGCACTTGTGAGTGAGAAAATCTATGATAAATTCATAGAAAGAGTGCTAAAGCGCGTGCAAGCTATCAAGCTAGGCAATCCACTAGACCCAGAAACAATGATGGGCGCGCAAGTCGATGAAAATCAAATCAAAACAATCCTAAACTACATAGACATAGGCAAAAAAGAGGGTGCGGAGTGCCTTATCGGTGGCGAGAGAGACAATCGCGGTGGTGAGCTATCAGGCGGTTGCTATATCAAGCCCACCATTTTCAAAGGGCATAACAAAATGAGAATCTTCCAAGAAGAAATCTTTGGTCCCGTGCTCGCACTCACTACTTTCAAAGATGACAAAGAAGCCCTAGAAATCGCAAATGACACGATTTATGGGCTTGGCAGTGGTGTGTGGACTCGCGATATAAACCGCGCATATCGCTTCGGGCGAGGCATAAAAGCAGGGCGCGTATGGACAAACTGCTACCACGCATACCCAGCGCACGCGGCATTTGGTGGCTACAAGCAAAGCGGTATCGGGCGCGAAACACACAAAATGGTGCTTGAGCACTATCAGCAAACCAAAAATCTGCTCGTAAGCTATGGTATAAACAAACTAGGATTTTTCTAG